The proteins below are encoded in one region of Halalkalicoccus jeotgali B3:
- the fer gene encoding ferredoxin Fer, with product MVSPYEVLSVDPDADDEEVARAYRRRVIEAHPDQGGSAREFQLVREAYEELTVGSRPEAPSLDTGIEEEGSDPGDEEDEELSRVEYLNYEVLDDHGWTLDEADLFEKAADAGLDGADYGRFLVQPNESLLEAAENRGFAWPYACRGGACANCAVAVLDGELSMPVNHVLPAEMLDRGIRLSCNGTPSTDELRIVYNIKHLPYLDKLRLPPRPFEQAHVND from the coding sequence ATGGTGTCCCCGTACGAGGTGCTGTCGGTCGATCCGGACGCGGACGACGAGGAGGTGGCCCGTGCCTACAGGCGGCGCGTGATCGAGGCCCACCCGGATCAGGGGGGATCCGCCCGCGAGTTCCAGTTGGTCAGGGAGGCCTACGAGGAACTCACCGTCGGCTCGCGACCCGAGGCCCCCTCGCTCGATACCGGCATCGAGGAGGAGGGATCTGACCCCGGAGACGAGGAAGACGAGGAGCTCTCGCGGGTCGAGTACCTCAACTACGAGGTGCTCGACGACCACGGGTGGACTCTCGACGAGGCGGACCTGTTCGAGAAGGCCGCCGACGCGGGCCTCGACGGGGCCGATTACGGCCGGTTTCTCGTCCAGCCAAACGAGTCGCTGCTGGAGGCCGCCGAGAACCGCGGGTTCGCGTGGCCGTACGCCTGTCGGGGCGGGGCATGTGCGAACTGTGCGGTCGCGGTCCTCGACGGCGAGCTCTCGATGCCGGTCAATCACGTCCTCCCGGCGGAGATGCTCGATCGGGGCATCCGGCTGTCCTGTAACGGCACGCCGAGCACCGACGAGTTGCGGATCGTCTACAACATCAAACACCTGCCGTATCTCGACAAGCTACGACTGCCCCCACGACCGTTCGAACAGGCCCACGTCAACGACTGA
- a CDS encoding nuclear transport factor 2 family protein, whose product MSASEEAIREYYECVDREAYEELFSLFAEDVVYHRPGQEPIEGMADFEEFYQEIRAIDRGTHTVIDLTAEDDTIAVQGRFAGVLEGGQVEFGFADVHRFDDEGLITERWTYTDTGRV is encoded by the coding sequence ATGAGCGCGAGCGAGGAGGCGATCCGGGAGTACTACGAGTGCGTGGATCGGGAGGCCTACGAGGAGCTGTTCTCGCTGTTCGCCGAGGACGTCGTCTACCACCGCCCCGGCCAGGAGCCCATTGAGGGGATGGCCGACTTCGAGGAGTTCTACCAGGAGATCCGCGCGATCGATCGGGGGACCCACACCGTGATCGACCTCACCGCCGAGGACGACACGATCGCAGTGCAGGGGCGCTTTGCGGGCGTGCTGGAGGGCGGGCAGGTCGAGTTCGGCTTCGCCGACGTCCACCGGTTCGACGACGAGGGGCTCATCACCGAGCGCTGGACCTACACGGACACGGGGCGGGTGTGA
- a CDS encoding CinA family protein, translating into MSDPIETRVGEALREREATVATAESCTGGLICSLLTDVPGSSDYLDRGFVTYAYDAKREMLGVSREALDDHGAVSDPVAREMARGARDVADVTWGLATTGVAGPTGGSEENPVGTVYIGVAHAAPWGSGDSYASVSRYEFDGSRTEIKGEIARQALTELYEAVV; encoded by the coding sequence GTGAGCGACCCCATCGAAACGCGGGTCGGCGAGGCGCTTCGCGAGCGCGAGGCGACGGTGGCGACCGCCGAGTCCTGTACCGGCGGGCTGATCTGCTCACTTTTGACCGACGTCCCCGGATCGAGCGACTACCTCGACCGGGGGTTCGTCACCTACGCCTACGACGCCAAACGCGAGATGCTGGGCGTCTCGCGGGAGGCACTGGACGATCACGGCGCGGTGAGCGACCCCGTCGCCCGCGAGATGGCCCGCGGGGCGCGCGACGTGGCCGACGTCACGTGGGGACTCGCGACGACCGGGGTCGCCGGGCCCACGGGGGGAAGCGAGGAGAATCCGGTAGGGACGGTCTACATCGGCGTCGCCCACGCCGCCCCGTGGGGCTCTGGCGACTCGTATGCAAGCGTCTCCCGATACGAGTTCGACGGCTCGCGGACCGAGATCAAGGGCGAGATCGCTCGCCAAGCCCTCACCGAACTGTACGAGGCGGTCGTCTGA
- a CDS encoding metal-dependent hydrolase translates to MNKRGHVLNAALLAVGLGVMVRPVPEVETLAVVAELFVPIVLGALFPDVDTAFGTHRKTLHNLPVLAIFLAYPIYFGNLQWVWVGVLSHYLLDVLGSKRGIALFYPLWRREFGFPFGVPVRSRWSPVVTLVVTGLELAFGAAVIHWLPAPMAEGALTLLGVR, encoded by the coding sequence ATGAACAAACGTGGGCACGTGCTGAACGCGGCGTTGCTTGCGGTCGGGTTGGGGGTGATGGTCCGGCCCGTTCCGGAGGTCGAGACGCTCGCCGTGGTCGCCGAGCTGTTCGTCCCCATCGTGCTTGGCGCGCTCTTTCCGGACGTCGACACCGCGTTCGGAACGCACCGCAAGACGCTGCACAACCTGCCCGTGCTTGCGATCTTTCTGGCCTACCCGATCTACTTCGGGAACCTCCAGTGGGTCTGGGTCGGCGTGCTCAGTCACTACCTGCTGGACGTGCTGGGAAGCAAGCGCGGGATCGCGCTCTTCTATCCCCTCTGGCGCCGCGAGTTCGGCTTTCCCTTCGGGGTGCCCGTCAGGAGCCGGTGGTCGCCCGTCGTGACCCTCGTCGTGACGGGTCTCGAACTCGCGTTCGGGGCGGCCGTGATCCACTGGCTCCCCGCCCCGATGGCCGAGGGCGCCCTGACCCTCTTGGGCGTCCGATAG
- a CDS encoding DUF7344 domain-containing protein, translating into MVTGSNQHLTEAQIHDVLRNDRRRAVISTLGDADGVAQIRDLADRIASTETGTTPPPQNARQSVYVSLHQTHLPKLDSLGVVEYDTDTNTVSLREEASEVAAYMGGAPGSTVHWARIYLALSVLGLVKTVVALLAIEPLTRAALVGALIMFVVMMGLAGYHVWLQRDRPLR; encoded by the coding sequence ATGGTCACAGGTTCAAACCAGCACTTGACGGAAGCCCAGATCCACGACGTGCTGCGTAACGACCGTCGGCGGGCGGTGATCTCGACGCTCGGCGACGCCGACGGGGTGGCACAGATCCGGGACCTCGCCGATCGGATCGCGAGCACCGAAACCGGCACCACGCCCCCGCCACAGAACGCCAGACAGAGCGTCTACGTCTCGTTGCACCAGACCCATCTCCCGAAACTCGACTCGCTTGGCGTCGTCGAGTACGACACCGACACCAACACGGTGTCGCTGCGCGAGGAGGCGAGCGAGGTCGCGGCGTACATGGGTGGTGCGCCGGGATCGACCGTCCACTGGGCGCGGATCTATCTGGCCCTGAGCGTCCTCGGACTGGTCAAGACGGTCGTTGCGCTGCTCGCGATCGAACCACTGACGCGCGCGGCACTCGTGGGGGCGCTGATCATGTTCGTCGTCATGATGGGGCTTGCGGGCTATCACGTCTGGTTACAGCGCGACCGGCCGCTGCGCTGA
- a CDS encoding PHP-associated domain-containing protein: MPTRVDPHVKILDEGVARRAKDRGIDVLVYAPHFTRLPEIRERAARFSDDDLLVVPAREVFTGSFRDRKHVLALDLEEPIPDFLTLEGTLEELDRRDALALVPHPEFATVSLDVVDLNRHPDCFCGVEIYNPKHLPHHNRRAREIARETSLPAFGSSYAHLPRTVGEVWTEFGIDIDSAADLYTALRSGVARRVFHRSGRRHGRRCRIEFAHLAWENSWKKVDRLALSGMEPTHPRHPAYEGRFDDVAVY, translated from the coding sequence ATGCCGACTCGTGTCGACCCGCATGTGAAGATCCTCGACGAAGGAGTCGCCCGCCGGGCGAAAGACCGTGGAATCGACGTCCTCGTCTACGCGCCCCATTTCACCCGCCTGCCGGAGATCCGCGAGCGCGCGGCGCGCTTCAGCGACGACGACCTGCTGGTCGTTCCGGCCCGTGAGGTCTTCACGGGGAGTTTCCGCGACCGAAAACACGTCCTCGCGCTCGATCTCGAGGAGCCGATTCCGGACTTCCTCACGCTCGAGGGCACGCTCGAAGAACTCGACCGCCGGGACGCCCTCGCGCTCGTCCCGCACCCGGAGTTCGCGACGGTCAGTTTGGACGTCGTCGACCTGAATCGCCACCCCGACTGTTTCTGTGGCGTCGAGATCTACAACCCGAAACACCTCCCGCATCACAACCGCCGCGCACGCGAGATCGCCCGTGAAACCAGTCTCCCGGCCTTCGGCTCGTCGTACGCTCACCTCCCTCGAACCGTCGGCGAGGTCTGGACCGAGTTCGGGATCGACATCGACTCGGCGGCGGACCTGTATACCGCGCTTCGCTCGGGTGTGGCCCGCCGGGTGTTCCACCGGTCGGGACGGCGCCACGGCCGCCGGTGTCGGATCGAGTTCGCTCACCTCGCATGGGAGAACTCCTGGAAGAAGGTCGATCGCCTCGCGCTCTCGGGGATGGAACCGACCCATCCGCGCCACCCCGCGTACGAAGGCCGGTTCGACGACGTGGCAGTGTACTGA
- a CDS encoding DUF7565 family protein, with protein sequence MTGWECAIDGCGVTFESAEELIAHQKGEHAGHECRVCGVEVPDGYPAIRHAFGEHTRAQYVRVYDADAEAIRVREAVLRRVQSALDGSISAVNSE encoded by the coding sequence ATGACCGGCTGGGAGTGTGCGATCGACGGCTGTGGCGTGACCTTCGAGTCCGCCGAGGAGCTGATCGCCCACCAGAAGGGCGAACACGCGGGCCACGAGTGTCGGGTCTGCGGGGTCGAGGTTCCCGACGGCTATCCGGCGATCAGACACGCCTTCGGGGAACACACCCGCGCGCAGTACGTCCGGGTCTACGACGCCGACGCGGAGGCGATCCGCGTCCGTGAGGCGGTGCTCCGACGGGTCCAGTCGGCGCTCGACGGGTCGATTTCGGCCGTCAATTCCGAGTGA
- a CDS encoding transcription elongation factor Spt5 has product MPIYAVKTTASQERTVADMIMNREEPAIHAALAPDSLTSYVMVESDDHAIIERVLDEIPHARSIVPGQSSITEVEHFLSPKPDVEGIAEGDIVELIAGPFKGEKAQVQRIDEGKDQVTVELYEATVPIPVTVRGDQIRVLDSEER; this is encoded by the coding sequence ATGCCGATCTACGCCGTCAAAACCACGGCGAGCCAGGAGCGCACCGTCGCGGACATGATCATGAACCGTGAGGAGCCCGCGATCCACGCGGCGCTGGCGCCCGACTCGCTGACGAGCTACGTGATGGTCGAATCCGACGACCACGCGATCATCGAGCGCGTCCTCGACGAGATCCCCCACGCGCGCTCGATCGTCCCCGGACAGAGTTCGATCACCGAGGTCGAACACTTCCTCAGTCCGAAACCGGACGTCGAGGGGATTGCCGAGGGCGACATCGTCGAACTCATCGCCGGCCCGTTCAAGGGCGAGAAGGCCCAAGTCCAGCGCATCGACGAGGGTAAAGACCAGGTCACGGTCGAACTCTACGAGGCGACCGTTCCGATCCCCGTGACGGTGCGCGGCGATCAGATCCGCGTGCTCGACTCCGAAGAACGCTAG
- a CDS encoding protein translocase SEC61 complex subunit gamma, giving the protein MNVPTDLNSYVRVLKFATTPAWEEFSRVALIAAVGIVLVGLIGFFMFVVMSFLPGGL; this is encoded by the coding sequence ATGAACGTCCCGACCGATCTCAACTCCTACGTCCGCGTCCTGAAGTTCGCCACGACCCCGGCGTGGGAGGAGTTCTCCCGCGTGGCGCTGATCGCCGCCGTCGGTATCGTCCTCGTCGGCCTCATCGGCTTTTTCATGTTCGTCGTCATGAGCTTCCTCCCCGGAGGGCTCTGA